ATATTAATGTCGGGAATAGCATCCCTAGGAAAATAAATCAAGGGTTAGATGACTCTATCGCTTTGATTATGCTTGTTTCAGAGGAATATTTAGACTCGGTTTATTGTACGGATGAATGGGAAGCGTATTATTTGAAATTCAATAAAATTCGTCCAAATGCAATTATAC
The DNA window shown above is from Clostridia bacterium and carries:
- a CDS encoding toll/interleukin-1 receptor domain-containing protein, which gives rise to INVGNSIPRKINQGLDDSIALIMLVSEEYLDSVYCTDEWEAYYLKFNKIRPNAIIPIMIGSAQPPTLIAARKYFRINENYQEYDEMLKKIKKAIIVLGKKK